A genome region from Buchnera aphidicola (Chaetogeoica yunlongensis) includes the following:
- the rpoA gene encoding DNA-directed RNA polymerase subunit alpha, producing the protein MQGSVTEFLKPRLVNIEQISLTHAKIILEPLERGFGHTLGNALRRVLLSSMPGYAVTEVEIDGVLHEYSIKEGIKEDVIEIILNLKGLAVKVHGKDNVYLTLVKSGIGVVIASDINHGNDVEIINPNHVICTLTDANSSISMRIRVQRGRGYVPASSRLHLGNDNKENYIGKLLVDACYSPIERIVYKVEAARVKQRTDLDKLIIEMETNGTIDPEEAIKRAATILSSQLEAFVDLKDIEEPEVKEKKPEFDPILLRPVDDLELTVRSANCLKAECIHYIGDLVQKTEVELLKTPNLGKKSLTEIKDVLAAKKLSLGLRLENWPPMNILDN; encoded by the coding sequence ATGCAGGGTTCCGTAACTGAGTTTTTAAAACCTAGATTAGTGAATATTGAACAGATTAGTTTAACACATGCAAAAATTATTCTTGAGCCATTAGAACGTGGTTTTGGACATACTTTAGGAAATGCTTTACGTCGTGTTTTATTATCCTCCATGCCTGGATATGCAGTAACAGAAGTAGAAATTGATGGTGTTCTCCATGAATACAGTATTAAAGAAGGTATAAAAGAAGATGTTATTGAAATAATATTAAATTTAAAAGGGTTAGCAGTTAAAGTACATGGAAAGGATAATGTATATTTAACGTTAGTTAAATCGGGAATTGGGGTTGTTATTGCATCTGATATTAACCATGGAAATGATGTAGAAATAATCAATCCTAATCATGTTATTTGTACTCTTACTGATGCAAATTCATCAATATCTATGAGAATTAGAGTGCAACGTGGTAGAGGTTATGTTCCTGCATCTTCAAGATTACATTTAGGAAATGATAACAAAGAAAACTATATAGGTAAATTATTAGTAGATGCTTGTTATAGTCCAATAGAGAGAATTGTTTATAAAGTTGAAGCTGCTCGTGTTAAACAGAGAACAGATTTAGATAAATTAATTATTGAAATGGAAACTAATGGTACGATTGATCCTGAAGAAGCAATTAAAAGAGCAGCTACAATTTTATCCAGTCAATTAGAAGCTTTTGTTGATTTAAAAGATATTGAGGAACCTGAAGTTAAGGAAAAAAAGCCAGAATTTGATCCTATTTTACTTCGTCCAGTGGATGATTTGGAATTGACTGTACGTTCAGCAAATTGTTTAAAAGCTGAATGTATTCATTATATTGGTGATTTAGTGCAAAAAACAGAAGTAGAATTATTAAAAACTCCAAATTTAGGCAAAAAATCTTTAACTGAGATAAAAGATGTATTAGCTGCAAAAAAATTATCATTAGGTCTTCGTT
- the rpsD gene encoding 30S ribosomal protein S4, translated as MAKYLGPKLRLSRREGTDLFLKSGIRSIDSKCKLDQLPGQHGIKRQRLSDYGIQLREKQKVRRLYGILESQFRNYYKRASRLKGNTGENLLYLLENRLDNVVYRMGFGATRSESRQLINHKSILVNNCIVNIPSYQVSSGDVVSVHTKSKLQSRIKASLELSEQREKSIWMEVNISKMEGIYKRFPERSDLSTEINEYLIVELYSK; from the coding sequence ATGGCAAAATATTTAGGTCCAAAATTAAGATTGTCTCGTAGGGAAGGTACTGATTTATTTCTAAAATCTGGTATACGTTCAATTGATTCTAAATGTAAATTAGATCAATTACCTGGTCAACATGGTATTAAAAGACAACGTTTATCTGATTATGGTATTCAATTAAGAGAAAAACAAAAAGTAAGAAGATTATATGGCATTTTAGAATCTCAATTTAGAAATTATTATAAACGTGCATCTAGATTAAAAGGAAATACGGGAGAGAATTTATTGTATTTATTGGAAAATCGTTTGGATAATGTAGTGTATCGAATGGGTTTTGGTGCTACTCGATCTGAATCACGACAATTAATAAATCATAAATCTATATTAGTAAACAACTGTATAGTAAACATTCCTTCGTATCAGGTTTCTTCTGGTGATGTAGTTAGTGTTCATACAAAGTCTAAATTACAGTCTCGTATTAAAGCATCTTTGGAATTATCAGAACAACGTGAAAAATCGATTTGGATGGAAGTAAATATATCTAAAATGGAAGGTATATATAAAAGATTTCCTGAACGCTCTGATTTATCTACAGAAATAAATGAGTATTTAATTGTTGAACTTTATTCAAAATAA
- the rpsK gene encoding 30S ribosomal protein S11, which produces MVKELNHVKKRIKKQILDGIAHIHASFNNTIISISDRKGNVLGWATSGGSGFRGSRKSTPFAAQVAAERCAEIVKDYGIKNLEVMVKGPGPGRESSIRALNSIGFRITNITDVTPIPHNGCRSPKKRRV; this is translated from the coding sequence ATGGTAAAAGAATTAAATCATGTAAAAAAACGCATTAAGAAACAAATTTTAGATGGAATAGCGCATATTCATGCTTCTTTTAATAATACTATAATTTCTATTAGTGATAGAAAAGGTAATGTTTTAGGATGGGCAACATCAGGAGGATCAGGATTTCGTGGTTCTAGAAAATCTACTCCGTTTGCAGCTCAAGTTGCTGCTGAGCGTTGTGCTGAAATTGTTAAAGATTATGGTATAAAAAATTTAGAAGTTATGGTGAAAGGTCCTGGACCTGGTCGTGAATCTAGTATTAGAGCGTTAAATTCTATTGGGTTTCGTATTACTAATATTACTGATGTGACTCCTATTCCTCATAATGGTTGTCGTTCTCCCAAGAAACGTCGTGTATAA
- the rpsM gene encoding 30S ribosomal protein S13, producing MARIAGINISDKKHVLVALTDIYGIGKSRSKLICLNLEIAENTKILNLTKEKLELLRNEVLKFVIEGDLRREVTLNIKRLQDLNCYRGSRHRKSLPVRGQRTKTNARTRKGPRKLIKK from the coding sequence GTGGCTCGTATTGCAGGTATAAATATTTCTGATAAAAAACACGTTTTAGTGGCTTTAACTGATATATATGGTATTGGAAAATCCAGATCGAAATTGATTTGTTTAAATTTAGAGATAGCCGAAAATACCAAAATATTGAATTTAACTAAAGAAAAATTAGAATTGCTAAGAAATGAAGTATTGAAATTTGTTATTGAAGGTGATTTACGTCGAGAAGTGACTTTAAATATAAAACGTTTACAAGATCTTAATTGTTATCGTGGTTCTCGTCATCGTAAGAGTCTGCCTGTTCGAGGGCAAAGAACTAAAACAAATGCTAGAACTAGAAAAGGTCCTCGTAAATTAATTAAAAAATAG
- the rpmJ gene encoding 50S ribosomal protein L36 — translation MKVRASVKRLCRNCKIVRRYNVIRVICKLEPKHKQRQG, via the coding sequence ATGAAAGTACGTGCTTCGGTTAAAAGATTGTGTAGAAATTGTAAAATAGTTCGTAGATATAATGTTATTCGTGTAATTTGTAAATTAGAACCTAAGCATAAACAACGTCAAGGATAA